A stretch of DNA from Halanaerobiales bacterium:
CCAGTTGTTGTTGGTGGAAGATTTGGACTTAGTTCTAAAGATACTACACCAACTGATATTAAAGCTGTTTATGAAAATATCAAAGATGATGATCCAAAAGATGGATTTACAATTTCAATTAATGATGATGTTACTAATACATCATTATCTAATCCGGAAAAAATTCATACTACACCAGAAAGTACTGTTCGCTGTAAATTCTGGGGCTTTGGTTCAGATGGTACAGTAGGTGCTAATAAAAATGCTATTAAGATTATTGGAGATAATACAGATAAATATGCACAGGGTTATTTCTCTTATGATTCTAAAAAATCTGGTGGAGTAACAGTTTCTCACCTTCGTTTTGGAGATGAAAGAATTAAATCAACTTATTTAATTGATGAAGCTGAGTACGTAGCCTGTCATAAAGAGAGTTATGTAGATAAGTTTGATATGGTCAATGATCTGGTAGAAGGTGGAACTTTTGTTCTTAATACTACCTGGTCAGAAGATGAATTAGATGAAAACTTGCCAGCAGAAATGAAGAAATATATAGCTGAAAATAATATAGATTTCTATATTATTAATGCTGTAGATATTGCTTCAGAAGTAGGACTTGGTGGTAGAATTAATATGGTTATGCAGACTGCCTTCTTTAAGTTGGCAGATATAATTCCAGTTGATGAAGCTATTGACTATCTAAAAGATGCTATAAAAGAAACTTATGGTCATAAAGGTGATGAAGTAGTAGAAATGAACTGGAAAGCTGTAGATAAAGCTATGGATGCTCTTGTTGAAGTAGATGTACCTGAAAAATGGGCAGATGCTGAAGAAGAGACTACTGAAGAAGAAGATAATAGACCGGATTTCGTTAAAAATATTCTTGATCCAATAAGCAAACAAAAAGGAGATGACTTACCTGTAAGTGCATTTGTGGAAGATGAAAATGGTAGTTATCCCCATGAAAATGGAGCTTTCCCACAGGGAATATCAGCTTATGAAAAACGCGGTATCGCTATAAATGTTCCAAACTGGCAACCTGATAACTGTATTCAGTGTAATCAGTGTGCTCTAGCATGTCCACATGCTGTAATTAGACCATTCCTTGTTAATGAGGAAGAAAAAGAAAATGCTCCTGAAGGATTTGAAACAATATCAGCTAATGGTAAACAATTAGAAGGATATGAGTATCGTATTCAGGTTAGTCCTTATGATTGTACTGGTTGTGGAGTTTGTGCAGAGGTTTGTCCTGCACCAGAAAAAGCACTTGTTATGACTGAATTTGATAAGATGGTAGAACAGGAAGAAGAAAACTGGAATTATGCAGTTGAAGAAGTTGGTTATAAAGAAGACTTAATGGATCCTGCTTCAATAAAAGGAAGTCAGTTCCAGCAGCCACTTCTTGAATTCCACGGAGCCTGTGCTGGTTGTGGAGAAACTGCTTATGCAAAGTTAGTAACTCAGTTATTTGGTGATAGAATGCTTATTGCTAATGCTACAGGTTGTTCTTCAATCTGGGGTGGTTCAGCACCAACTTCAGTTTATACAACTAATGATGAAGGACACGGACCAGCCTGGGCAAACTCACTATTTGAAGATAATGCCGAATATGGTTATGGAATGTATCTAGGTATGGAACAAATCAGAAATAAGATTGCTGATCTTATGAATGAAGCCATTGAAGAAGATGAAATCGGTGATGATCTAAAATCCGCCTTTGAAAAATGGCTGGATGTAAAAGATCAGGGCGAAGAATCTAAGATGGCTACTGTAAATATGATTCCACTTCTAGATAAATATAAAGATAATGAAAAAGTACAGGAAATAATTGATAAAAAAGATTATCTCACCAAGAAGTCACAGTGGATATTTGGTGGAGATGGTTGGGCCTATGATATTGGTTATGGAGGCCTTGACCACGTAATAGCCCAAAATGACGATATTAATGTTCTCATTTTTGATACTGAGGTTTATTCTAATACTGGAGGTCAATCTTCAAAAGCTACTCCAACAGCAGCTGCTGCTAAATTTGCTGCTTCAGGTAAGAGAGTGAAGAAAA
This window harbors:
- the nifJ gene encoding pyruvate:ferredoxin (flavodoxin) oxidoreductase gives rise to the protein MSKKMKSMDGNTAAAHVGYAFTDVAAIYPITPSSPMAEMVDEWSAHGRKNIFGQRVKLTEMQSEGGASGAVHGSLATGALTTTFTASQGLLLMLPNMYKIAGELLPGVFHVSSRTVATHALSIFGDHSDVMATRQTGCAMLASGSVQEVMDLAGVAHLSAIETSLPFVHFFDGFRTSHEIQKIEVMDYDELADLVNYDAVKEFRQNALNPEHPETRGTAMNPDIFFQAREAVNKHYTDVPDIVEEYMQEISEITGREYHPFNYYGADDAEYVIVAMGSVTDTIEETVDYLVDQGEKVGIIKVHLYRPFSEKYFMKALPESVKKIAVLDRTKEPGSVGEPLYEDLRSLFYDKEDSPVVVGGRFGLSSKDTTPTDIKAVYENIKDDDPKDGFTISINDDVTNTSLSNPEKIHTTPESTVRCKFWGFGSDGTVGANKNAIKIIGDNTDKYAQGYFSYDSKKSGGVTVSHLRFGDERIKSTYLIDEAEYVACHKESYVDKFDMVNDLVEGGTFVLNTTWSEDELDENLPAEMKKYIAENNIDFYIINAVDIASEVGLGGRINMVMQTAFFKLADIIPVDEAIDYLKDAIKETYGHKGDEVVEMNWKAVDKAMDALVEVDVPEKWADAEEETTEEEDNRPDFVKNILDPISKQKGDDLPVSAFVEDENGSYPHENGAFPQGISAYEKRGIAINVPNWQPDNCIQCNQCALACPHAVIRPFLVNEEEKENAPEGFETISANGKQLEGYEYRIQVSPYDCTGCGVCAEVCPAPEKALVMTEFDKMVEQEEENWNYAVEEVGYKEDLMDPASIKGSQFQQPLLEFHGACAGCGETAYAKLVTQLFGDRMLIANATGCSSIWGGSAPTSVYTTNDEGHGPAWANSLFEDNAEYGYGMYLGMEQIRNKIADLMNEAIEEDEIGDDLKSAFEKWLDVKDQGEESKMATVNMIPLLDKYKDNEKVQEIIDKKDYLTKKSQWIFGGDGWAYDIGYGGLDHVIAQNDDINVLIFDTEVYSNTGGQSSKATPTAAAAKFAASGKRVKKKDLGQMAMTYGYVYVAQISLGANMNQAVKAIKEAEAYDGPSVVIAYAPCISHGLKEGMSCSVAQEEKAVKAGYWHLYRFNPELKEEGKNPFSLDSKEPTESFRDFLLSEVRFSALQKTFPEVAEDLFERAEQDAKERYEAYKRLEKAYEPDED